In Acidovorax sp. 106, the following proteins share a genomic window:
- the priA gene encoding primosomal protein N' gives MSAPAPFIVQVALQTPSHSGVGDLLSYASHAPLPAGTLVRVPLGRREVLGVVWDAEEATGELPDGATLRALTGVLEGVAPLDAHWRRLVAFAARYYQRALGEVALAALPPQLRDLQPEQLARRLRRPAKETGKAGKAGTTEELGDPQNAIQNIALSAEQESARARISAEKGPFLLFGSTGSGKTEVYLRCVQEMLEADATAQALVMVPEINLTPQLEERFVGRFAPRFGAGAVVSLHSGMTNPQRLKSWLAAHSGAARIVLGTRMAVFASLPGLKLIVVDEEHDPSYKQQEGARYSARDLAIWRGREQGAKVLLGSATPSLESWHASRPPTPEDPEGGRYVRLHMPSRIGAGALARVRRVDMNQQPRRAMFSAPLLQAITERVARGEQSMVLLNRRGYAPVLHCVDCGWKSDCPHCSAHQVFHKTDRTLRCHHCGFTVRVPAHCPSCGSPDIHPMGRGTEQLEEQLAALLRNVQRADGNAARVARIDADTTKAKGALEAQLAQVHAGEVDVLVGTQMIAKGHDFRRITLVAAVQPDGALFSSDFRAPERLFALLMQAAGRAGRDAAYMAAQGTPCEMWVQSFHPDHAVFEALRRHDYEAFAAQQLKERQEAAMPPFAYQALVRADARTQEVAQGFLSAATAAAHAAGLPGLELVTLFPPVPLTIQRVANVERAQMLMESSSRTALQRFLAAWQPVLQTTRSQPEHKGLVRWLVDVDPLTI, from the coding sequence TTGTCTGCCCCCGCCCCATTCATTGTCCAAGTGGCTTTGCAAACCCCATCGCACAGCGGCGTTGGGGATTTGCTGAGCTACGCCAGCCACGCGCCCTTGCCTGCAGGCACGCTGGTGCGCGTGCCCCTGGGCCGCCGCGAAGTGCTGGGCGTGGTGTGGGACGCCGAAGAGGCCACCGGCGAGCTGCCCGATGGTGCCACCCTGCGCGCCTTGACTGGGGTGCTGGAGGGCGTGGCGCCGCTGGATGCACACTGGCGCCGCCTGGTGGCGTTTGCGGCGCGCTACTACCAGCGCGCGCTGGGCGAAGTGGCCCTGGCCGCCCTGCCCCCGCAGTTGCGCGACCTCCAACCCGAGCAGTTGGCCCGGCGCCTGCGCCGCCCGGCCAAAGAGACTGGGAAAGCGGGAAAAGCAGGAACAACAGAAGAGTTGGGCGACCCACAAAATGCTATACAAAACATAGCGCTTAGCGCTGAACAGGAAAGCGCCAGGGCCCGAATTTCTGCAGAAAAAGGCCCGTTTCTACTGTTTGGCAGCACCGGCAGCGGCAAGACCGAGGTGTACCTGCGCTGCGTACAAGAGATGCTGGAGGCCGACGCCACGGCCCAGGCGCTGGTGATGGTGCCCGAAATCAACCTCACGCCCCAGCTCGAAGAACGCTTTGTGGGCCGTTTTGCCCCGCGCTTTGGTGCGGGCGCAGTGGTGTCGCTGCACAGCGGCATGACGAACCCGCAGCGCCTCAAAAGCTGGCTGGCCGCGCACAGTGGCGCGGCGCGCATTGTGCTGGGCACACGCATGGCCGTGTTTGCCAGCCTGCCAGGGCTCAAGCTCATCGTGGTCGATGAGGAGCACGACCCCAGCTACAAGCAGCAAGAAGGCGCCCGCTACTCGGCGCGGGACCTCGCCATCTGGCGGGGGCGCGAGCAGGGCGCCAAGGTGCTGCTGGGCTCGGCCACGCCATCACTGGAGAGCTGGCACGCCAGCCGCCCGCCCACGCCCGAAGACCCCGAGGGCGGGCGCTACGTGCGGCTGCACATGCCCAGCCGCATTGGCGCGGGCGCCCTGGCCCGCGTGCGGCGGGTGGACATGAACCAGCAACCCCGGCGTGCCATGTTCAGCGCGCCGCTGCTGCAAGCCATCACCGAGCGCGTGGCGCGCGGCGAGCAGAGCATGGTGCTGCTCAACCGCCGGGGCTACGCGCCCGTGCTGCACTGCGTGGACTGCGGCTGGAAAAGCGACTGCCCGCACTGCAGCGCGCACCAGGTGTTCCACAAGACCGACCGCACCCTGCGCTGCCACCACTGCGGGTTCACGGTGCGCGTGCCAGCGCACTGCCCCAGCTGCGGCAGCCCCGACATCCACCCCATGGGCCGGGGCACCGAACAGCTGGAAGAACAACTGGCCGCCCTGCTGCGCAACGTGCAACGCGCTGACGGCAACGCCGCCCGTGTGGCCCGCATCGATGCCGACACCACCAAGGCCAAAGGCGCGCTGGAGGCGCAACTGGCCCAGGTGCACGCGGGCGAGGTGGACGTGCTGGTGGGTACGCAGATGATTGCCAAGGGCCACGACTTTCGCCGCATCACGCTGGTGGCCGCCGTGCAGCCCGATGGCGCGCTGTTCAGCAGCGACTTTCGTGCGCCCGAGCGGCTGTTTGCGCTGCTCATGCAGGCCGCAGGCCGCGCCGGGCGCGATGCCGCCTACATGGCCGCCCAAGGCACGCCGTGCGAGATGTGGGTGCAGAGCTTTCACCCCGACCATGCCGTGTTCGAAGCCCTGCGCCGACACGACTACGAGGCCTTTGCCGCGCAGCAATTGAAAGAGCGCCAAGAGGCCGCCATGCCCCCGTTTGCCTACCAGGCCCTGGTGCGGGCCGACGCGCGCACGCAGGAAGTGGCCCAGGGATTTTTGAGCGCCGCCACCGCCGCAGCCCACGCGGCAGGCCTGCCCGGGCTGGAGCTGGTAACCCTGTTCCCGCCCGTGCCGCTGACCATCCAGCGCGTGGCCAATGTAGAGCGCGCACAGATGCTGATGGAAAGCAGCAGCCGCACCGCACTGCAGCGCTTTTTGGCCGCATGGCAGCCCGTGCTGCAAACCACGCGCAGCCAGCCAGAGCACAAGGGCCTGGTGCGCTGGCTGGTGGATGTGGACCCGCTGACGATTTGA
- a CDS encoding ABC transporter substrate-binding protein, producing the protein MQPAARVRLWRVALVAAGAAFALGSAPWAQAQGSHVPVRIGVIGPFTGASADFGVPMLNGIKLAVDEINAVGGYMGRPMELVVKDDTADPARGRQAAQELLSEKVTAVLGFCNSGVALKSLDLFQQAKTPLIVPCATGSAITSTYPAPESYIFRVQGRDALQAPMMVDEVVKRGWDKVAIFADTTGYGDGGYKDVVEALAAKNLKPVHVARFPVGVKDLTAELSAARNAGANVIYSYTVGPENAVIANGKKALGWKVSQVGPWTLSFPFFLDGAKDAAEGALTVQTFVAEPSNERRASFLSGYSRKFQRKPAVPMAAANAYDATYLLMYSFLGIRDGNLTGQAIKESLEGKMKTYYGVVTTYDHPFSASDKDAITRNMLVVGMVKNGAITFAYPEDAKRNLIVQRKQ; encoded by the coding sequence GTGCAGCCTGCTGCACGTGTCCGTTTGTGGCGCGTGGCGCTGGTCGCTGCTGGGGCTGCTTTTGCTCTGGGCAGTGCGCCATGGGCCCAGGCCCAGGGCTCGCATGTGCCTGTGCGCATCGGTGTGATCGGGCCGTTCACCGGTGCCTCGGCCGATTTTGGCGTGCCCATGCTCAACGGCATCAAGCTGGCGGTCGACGAAATCAACGCTGTGGGCGGCTACATGGGCCGCCCGATGGAACTGGTGGTGAAAGACGACACGGCTGACCCTGCCCGTGGGCGCCAAGCCGCGCAAGAGCTGCTGTCTGAGAAAGTCACCGCCGTGCTCGGCTTTTGCAACTCTGGCGTGGCCCTAAAGTCGCTGGATTTGTTCCAGCAAGCCAAAACCCCCCTGATCGTGCCCTGCGCCACGGGCTCGGCCATCACCAGCACCTACCCCGCTCCGGAGAGCTACATCTTCCGCGTACAGGGGCGCGATGCGCTGCAGGCGCCCATGATGGTGGACGAGGTCGTCAAGCGCGGCTGGGACAAGGTGGCGATTTTTGCTGACACCACGGGCTACGGCGACGGCGGCTACAAGGATGTGGTGGAGGCGTTGGCCGCCAAAAACCTCAAGCCCGTGCATGTGGCCCGCTTCCCGGTGGGGGTGAAGGACCTGACCGCTGAGTTATCGGCTGCCCGCAATGCGGGTGCCAACGTGATCTACAGCTACACCGTGGGGCCAGAGAACGCCGTCATCGCCAATGGCAAGAAGGCCCTGGGCTGGAAGGTCTCGCAGGTAGGGCCTTGGACGCTGTCCTTCCCCTTCTTCTTGGACGGTGCCAAAGACGCGGCCGAGGGCGCGCTCACGGTGCAGACCTTTGTGGCCGAGCCCAGCAACGAGCGCCGCGCCTCCTTCCTGTCAGGCTACAGCCGCAAGTTCCAGCGCAAGCCCGCCGTGCCCATGGCCGCCGCCAATGCCTACGACGCCACTTACCTGCTGATGTATTCGTTCCTCGGTATCCGCGACGGCAACCTGACGGGCCAGGCTATCAAGGAATCGCTGGAAGGCAAGATGAAGACCTACTATGGCGTGGTCACCACCTACGATCACCCCTTCAGCGCCAGCGACAAAGACGCCATCACCCGCAACATGCTGGTGGTGGGTATGGTGAAAAACGGGGCCATCACCTTTGCCTACCCCGAGGATGCCAAGCGCAACCTGATCGTGCAGCGCAAGCAGTGA
- a CDS encoding roadblock/LC7 domain-containing protein, whose product MKPSHPSIPASLVTSSKQALDSYAAPIDGLQMALLTTPDGFEIASLRNRSDLQINRLAAMASSLMAMGRAVGREIQVSHCNRLTFEAEGNVVVFQAIGGDFPCILCLVLRPGAVLGRALWSAGEISQTLAGQR is encoded by the coding sequence ATGAAGCCATCCCACCCCTCTATCCCGGCGTCTTTGGTGACCTCTTCCAAGCAAGCGTTAGACAGCTATGCCGCTCCCATCGATGGGTTGCAGATGGCGCTGCTCACCACCCCCGACGGCTTTGAGATCGCTTCGTTGCGCAATCGCTCAGACCTGCAAATCAACCGTCTGGCCGCCATGGCCAGCTCGCTCATGGCCATGGGCCGTGCGGTGGGGCGTGAGATCCAGGTGTCCCACTGCAATCGCCTCACTTTTGAGGCCGAGGGCAACGTGGTGGTCTTTCAGGCCATTGGCGGCGATTTTCCTTGCATCCTGTGCCTGGTGCTTAGGCCCGGGGCCGTGCTGGGGCGGGCGCTGTGGTCTGCCGGAGAAATCTCCCAAACCCTGGCTGGGCAGCGCTGA
- a CDS encoding MFS transporter: MSSSTSLWSPLRQPAFRGMWLCGGVFFIGNGMQAMAAAWLMVELTGSSFLAALVQTAVFLPMFLLALPAGVLADTTDRRRLISGALIAQTLAFALLTLLVLAGWGGPATVLLLVFVGGCCTAMLTPAWNSSVIDPVPRDEWPQAITAVSIAYNAARAVGPTLAGLVFAQLGAGWVFAVSVVSTVVMWESIRRWPPRAHPPSRLPPERLWGGMLSGLRFAWHSELILAQLVRVMAFSGAGSALWALLPVIAARQLGTGAQGFGLLMGCLGTGAVAVGLVIGKLRARFSLDAIVLVSCLVFAAAMLVAALTKSAPLVYLAMVLGGAAWMSAMSTFNTATQASAPPWVRSRAVALHMVSTLGAFAIGSAFWGAVSDVVGLTPTLCVAAAAMGIGLLLARSMPLRMGALHEVTPATPWDELFIEAEPLPEAGPVAVEIGYRIAPGSDAAFLESISRLKAPRRRDGATFWRVYKDLGEPSRYVERFIVESWADYLHQRARATVADQTLETEVRTFLAPGETASMSHYIAER; the protein is encoded by the coding sequence ATGTCCTCATCGACTTCCCTGTGGAGCCCCCTGCGCCAGCCTGCCTTTCGGGGCATGTGGCTGTGTGGCGGCGTGTTCTTCATTGGCAACGGGATGCAAGCCATGGCAGCGGCCTGGTTGATGGTGGAGCTGACGGGCTCCTCGTTTTTGGCGGCGCTGGTGCAAACCGCCGTGTTTTTACCCATGTTTTTGCTGGCGCTGCCCGCCGGGGTGCTGGCCGACACGACCGACCGCCGACGCCTGATTTCGGGCGCGCTGATCGCCCAGACCCTGGCGTTTGCACTGCTCACGCTGCTGGTGCTGGCGGGCTGGGGTGGGCCGGCCACGGTGCTGCTGCTGGTGTTTGTGGGTGGGTGCTGCACGGCGATGCTGACCCCGGCGTGGAACTCGTCGGTGATTGACCCCGTGCCGCGCGACGAATGGCCCCAGGCCATCACCGCCGTGAGCATTGCCTACAACGCCGCACGCGCCGTGGGCCCCACCTTGGCCGGGCTGGTGTTTGCACAGCTGGGTGCGGGGTGGGTGTTTGCAGTGTCGGTGGTGTCCACGGTGGTGATGTGGGAGTCGATTCGCCGCTGGCCGCCGCGTGCACATCCGCCCTCACGACTGCCACCCGAACGCCTGTGGGGCGGCATGCTCAGCGGCCTGCGCTTTGCCTGGCACTCTGAGCTGATCCTCGCCCAGCTGGTGCGGGTGATGGCCTTCAGCGGTGCGGGATCGGCCCTGTGGGCGCTGCTGCCGGTGATTGCAGCGCGCCAGCTGGGCACGGGCGCGCAAGGGTTTGGCCTGCTGATGGGCTGCCTGGGCACCGGGGCGGTGGCCGTGGGCCTGGTCATTGGCAAGCTGCGCGCGCGCTTCAGCCTGGATGCGATCGTGCTGGTCAGCTGCCTGGTGTTTGCGGCGGCCATGCTGGTGGCAGCACTCACCAAATCGGCCCCGCTGGTGTACCTGGCCATGGTGCTCGGTGGCGCGGCGTGGATGTCCGCCATGTCCACCTTCAACACGGCCACCCAGGCCAGCGCCCCACCCTGGGTGCGCTCGCGGGCCGTGGCGCTGCACATGGTGTCTACCCTGGGGGCGTTTGCGATTGGCTCGGCGTTTTGGGGCGCGGTGTCGGACGTGGTGGGCCTGACCCCCACGCTGTGCGTTGCGGCGGCAGCCATGGGCATTGGTTTGCTGCTGGCGCGCTCCATGCCTTTGCGCATGGGCGCACTGCACGAGGTGACCCCCGCCACGCCGTGGGACGAGCTGTTCATCGAAGCCGAACCGCTGCCGGAGGCCGGACCCGTGGCGGTGGAAATTGGCTACCGCATTGCCCCAGGCTCCGATGCCGCCTTCCTCGAATCCATCAGCCGCCTCAAGGCCCCGCGCCGCCGCGATGGCGCCACCTTCTGGCGCGTGTACAAAGACCTGGGCGAGCCTTCGCGCTACGTGGAGCGGTTCATCGTGGAATCGTGGGCCGACTACCTGCACCAGCGCGCCCGTGCTACGGTGGCCGACCAGACGCTGGAGACCGAGGTGCGTACCTTCCTCGCGCCCGGCGAGACTGCCAGCATGTCGCACTACATCGCAGAACGCTGA
- a CDS encoding cupin domain-containing protein — protein sequence MAPDAFAQTLAVQGFEPPVTVQREAHGMLAQHTHPFEAKALILAGEIRIAAQGTERTYRSGDIFHLPAHEPHTEHYGPEGVTYLVGRKAG from the coding sequence ATGGCCCCCGATGCATTTGCCCAGACCCTGGCCGTGCAAGGCTTTGAGCCCCCAGTCACCGTGCAGCGCGAAGCCCACGGCATGCTGGCCCAGCACACCCACCCCTTCGAGGCCAAGGCCTTGATCCTGGCGGGCGAGATCCGCATCGCCGCACAAGGCACTGAGCGCACTTACCGCAGCGGTGACATCTTTCACTTACCCGCCCACGAGCCCCACACCGAGCACTATGGCCCCGAGGGCGTGACCTATCTGGTGGGGCGCAAGGCAGGGTGA
- a CDS encoding AEC family transporter encodes MLSVLTITFPFFALVLCGYLAARRGVLPQPAIPGLNAFVLFFALPCMLYRFGASTPIGQLLDPAVAGVYLLCALVMVGVTVALTRKARMGWNDAAFGALVAAFPNTGFMGVPLLVALLGAQSAGPAIVTIVVDMVITSSLCIALSRLDGAGTHGVGVALRSAFKGMATNPMPWSIALGALASALQFKLPGPVDKTVAMLADAASPVALFTIGAVLARSQMNAHEQVPARDYVPIALAKLLVHPLLVWGAGSAAMALGVPLTPFALTVLVLLSALPSASNVSLLAERFGANNGRIARIILVSTALAFLSFSAAVALLT; translated from the coding sequence GTGCTGTCCGTCCTCACCATCACCTTCCCCTTTTTCGCCCTGGTGCTGTGCGGCTATCTGGCCGCCCGGCGGGGCGTGTTGCCGCAGCCCGCCATCCCAGGGCTCAACGCGTTTGTGCTGTTTTTTGCACTGCCGTGCATGCTGTACCGCTTTGGTGCCAGCACGCCCATTGGCCAGTTGCTCGACCCCGCCGTAGCAGGCGTGTACCTGCTGTGTGCCCTGGTCATGGTGGGCGTCACTGTGGCCTTGACGCGCAAGGCACGCATGGGCTGGAACGATGCCGCCTTTGGCGCACTGGTGGCGGCTTTCCCCAACACCGGCTTCATGGGCGTGCCGCTGCTGGTGGCGCTGCTGGGCGCGCAAAGTGCCGGGCCAGCCATCGTCACCATCGTGGTGGACATGGTCATCACCAGCTCACTGTGCATTGCGCTGTCGCGCCTGGATGGTGCAGGCACCCACGGCGTGGGCGTGGCACTGCGCAGTGCCTTCAAGGGCATGGCCACCAACCCCATGCCCTGGTCAATTGCACTGGGTGCTCTGGCATCCGCACTGCAGTTCAAGCTGCCCGGCCCGGTCGATAAAACGGTGGCCATGCTGGCCGATGCGGCATCGCCCGTGGCGCTGTTCACCATTGGCGCGGTGTTGGCCCGCTCGCAGATGAACGCGCATGAGCAGGTGCCCGCGCGCGACTACGTGCCCATCGCCTTGGCCAAGCTGCTGGTGCACCCGCTGCTGGTGTGGGGCGCGGGCTCGGCGGCCATGGCCTTGGGTGTGCCGTTGACGCCCTTTGCGCTCACGGTGCTGGTGTTGCTGTCGGCCCTGCCCAGCGCCAGCAATGTCTCGCTGCTGGCCGAACGGTTTGGCGCCAATAACGGGCGCATCGCCCGCATCATTCTGGTGTCCACCGCGCTGGCGTTTTTGAGCTTTTCTGCGGCTGTGGCCCTGCTGACCTGA
- a CDS encoding gamma-glutamyltransferase family protein — protein MKKKVWLWALTPVAVALSLYGCGSGSDSDLIVDSNAQSCSIVSSTGAPVVVGSGLAGDPAAPEAASGYRLGYKAKQSSNYMVVANTPLATKAGCDVLKAGGTAVDAAVAVQAVLGLVEPQSSTIAGSAFMMYYDAATKKVVAYDGRETAPAAATGYYLVRQNQTDASSTAPVPSARRSGRSIGVPGVMRMLDMAHKEHGKLAWGQLFNEGVNLATNGYKIPTRMGDAIASNAASLRLDANAVAAYFNADGTPKTSGTVTTNLPYAQSLRSIASGGAEAMYSGAMADAIVAKAAQSVGDDTAKTPITPSLMTTADLKAYQAKKREPVCTTYRSSYYICTMSPPSSGGIAIAQSLGILENFDLSKYGPTNPANEGGVPSVMGVHLVSEAERLAYADRDKYVADTDFIPLPANGVSSMIDKTYLKQRAALINADGKSMGTAAAGDLGSVPLGVDKTVEKGTTHFSIVDAYGNVVSMTSTVESSMGSYHMVGGFLLTNQLTDFSAQPADTAGVPVANRVAPGKRPRSTMAPTLVFKGTAPGDFVMATGSPGGGTIIQYVLKTVVGALDWGLDAQQATSLVNIGATNSATTNVDGANTSLNLTGLIDGLKAKGHTVNNGAQSSGVSTIMRVNRNGQTKLEGGVDPRREGIVLGDGAL, from the coding sequence ATGAAGAAAAAAGTGTGGCTGTGGGCGCTGACGCCCGTGGCCGTGGCCTTGTCGCTGTATGGGTGCGGAAGCGGCTCCGACTCTGACCTGATCGTAGACAGCAACGCTCAGAGCTGCTCGATCGTCTCCAGTACGGGCGCGCCTGTGGTGGTGGGCTCGGGCCTGGCGGGCGACCCCGCAGCGCCCGAGGCGGCCTCGGGCTACCGCCTCGGTTACAAGGCCAAGCAATCCAGCAACTACATGGTGGTGGCCAACACACCGCTGGCCACCAAGGCCGGATGCGACGTGCTCAAGGCCGGCGGTACCGCCGTGGATGCCGCCGTGGCCGTGCAGGCCGTGCTGGGCTTGGTCGAGCCGCAGTCCAGCACCATCGCAGGCAGCGCGTTCATGATGTATTACGACGCCGCCACCAAGAAAGTAGTGGCCTACGACGGCCGTGAAACCGCCCCTGCAGCCGCCACCGGTTACTACCTGGTGCGCCAGAACCAGACCGATGCCTCATCAACCGCGCCCGTGCCCAGTGCCCGCCGCAGCGGCCGCTCCATCGGTGTGCCCGGCGTGATGCGCATGCTGGACATGGCCCACAAGGAGCATGGCAAGCTGGCCTGGGGCCAGTTGTTCAACGAAGGCGTCAACCTGGCCACCAACGGCTACAAAATTCCCACCCGCATGGGCGATGCCATTGCCTCCAATGCCGCCAGCCTGCGGCTGGACGCCAACGCCGTGGCGGCCTACTTCAACGCCGACGGCACCCCCAAGACCAGCGGCACCGTGACTACCAACCTGCCTTATGCGCAGTCGCTGCGCTCCATCGCGTCCGGCGGTGCAGAGGCCATGTACTCTGGCGCCATGGCCGATGCCATCGTGGCCAAGGCCGCCCAGTCGGTGGGCGATGACACGGCCAAGACGCCCATCACCCCGAGCCTGATGACTACGGCCGACCTCAAGGCCTACCAGGCCAAGAAGCGCGAGCCCGTGTGCACCACGTACCGCAGCAGCTACTACATCTGCACCATGTCGCCACCTTCGTCGGGTGGTATCGCCATTGCGCAGTCGCTGGGCATTCTGGAGAACTTCGATCTCTCCAAATACGGCCCCACCAACCCCGCCAACGAAGGCGGCGTGCCCAGCGTGATGGGCGTGCACCTGGTGTCTGAAGCCGAGCGCCTGGCCTATGCCGACCGCGACAAGTACGTGGCCGACACCGACTTCATCCCGCTGCCTGCCAACGGTGTGTCGTCGATGATCGACAAGACCTACCTCAAGCAGCGCGCCGCCTTGATCAACGCCGATGGCAAGTCCATGGGCACTGCAGCCGCTGGTGATTTGGGCAGTGTGCCCCTGGGCGTGGACAAGACCGTGGAGAAGGGCACCACCCACTTCTCCATCGTCGATGCCTACGGCAACGTGGTGTCGATGACCTCCACCGTGGAGTCCAGCATGGGTTCGTACCACATGGTGGGCGGCTTCTTGCTGACCAACCAGCTGACCGACTTCTCGGCCCAGCCCGCAGACACCGCTGGCGTGCCCGTGGCCAACCGCGTGGCCCCTGGCAAGCGCCCCCGCAGCACCATGGCCCCCACGCTGGTGTTCAAGGGCACCGCGCCTGGCGACTTTGTCATGGCCACCGGCTCGCCTGGCGGCGGCACCATCATCCAGTACGTGCTCAAGACCGTGGTCGGCGCGCTGGACTGGGGGCTCGATGCCCAGCAGGCCACCTCGTTGGTGAACATTGGCGCCACCAACAGCGCCACCACCAACGTGGACGGTGCCAATACGTCGCTCAATCTCACGGGGCTGATCGACGGCCTCAAGGCCAAGGGCCACACGGTGAACAACGGCGCGCAGTCCAGTGGCGTGTCCACCATCATGCGCGTCAACCGCAACGGCCAGACCAAGCTCGAAGGCGGTGTAGACCCCCGCCGTGAGGGCATCGTGCTGGGCGATGGGGCACTGTGA
- the hemE gene encoding uroporphyrinogen decarboxylase, with amino-acid sequence MSYAPLTNDTFLRACRRQATDYTPLWLMRQAGRYLPEYKATRAQAGSFMGLATNVQYATEVTLQPLERFPLDAAILFSDILTVPDAMGLGLTFAEGEGPRFARQVRDEAAVAELAVPDMDKLRYVFDAVTSIRKALNGRVPLIGFSGSPWTLACYMVEGKGSDDYRLVKSLMYSRPDLMHRILAINADSVAAYLNAQIDAGAQAVMVFDSWGGVLADGAFQEFSLAYTKRVLSQLKRTGVDGTDVPRIVFTKGGGIWLDDMRDIDCEVLGLDWTANLGKARAIVGGQVGGPGKALQGNIDPNVLFAPPAQIVTQVHAVLDSFGTPHTDRSTTGPTHIFNLGHGISQFTPPEHVAALVEAVHSHSRAQRLRG; translated from the coding sequence ATGAGCTACGCCCCCCTCACCAACGACACCTTCCTGCGCGCGTGCCGCCGTCAGGCCACCGATTACACCCCCCTGTGGCTGATGCGCCAGGCCGGCCGTTACCTGCCGGAGTACAAGGCCACGCGTGCCCAGGCGGGCAGCTTCATGGGCCTGGCCACCAACGTCCAGTATGCGACCGAAGTGACGCTGCAACCGCTGGAGCGCTTCCCGCTCGATGCCGCCATTTTGTTCAGCGACATCCTCACCGTGCCCGACGCGATGGGCCTGGGCCTGACGTTTGCCGAGGGCGAGGGCCCGCGCTTTGCAAGGCAAGTGCGTGACGAAGCCGCCGTGGCCGAACTGGCCGTGCCCGACATGGACAAGCTGCGTTACGTGTTCGATGCGGTGACCAGCATCCGCAAGGCGCTCAATGGCCGTGTTCCCCTCATCGGCTTCTCGGGCAGCCCCTGGACGCTGGCCTGCTATATGGTCGAAGGCAAGGGCAGCGACGACTACCGCCTGGTCAAGAGCCTGATGTACAGCCGCCCTGACCTGATGCACCGCATTCTGGCCATCAACGCCGACAGCGTGGCCGCGTACCTGAACGCTCAGATCGACGCAGGCGCCCAGGCCGTGATGGTGTTTGACAGCTGGGGCGGCGTGCTGGCCGATGGCGCCTTCCAGGAGTTCAGCCTGGCGTACACCAAGCGCGTGCTCTCCCAGCTCAAGCGCACCGGCGTGGATGGCACCGACGTGCCTCGCATCGTCTTCACCAAGGGCGGCGGCATCTGGCTCGACGACATGAGGGACATCGACTGCGAGGTGCTGGGCCTGGACTGGACGGCCAACCTGGGCAAGGCGCGCGCCATCGTCGGCGGCCAAGTCGGAGGGCCTGGCAAAGCGCTCCAAGGCAACATCGACCCCAACGTGCTGTTTGCGCCGCCCGCGCAGATCGTCACCCAGGTGCATGCCGTGCTCGACAGCTTTGGCACGCCGCACACCGACCGCAGCACCACCGGCCCGACCCACATCTTCAACCTGGGCCACGGCATCAGCCAGTTCACGCCCCCTGAGCATGTGGCGGCGCTGGTCGAAGCGGTGCACAGCCACTCGCGCGCGCAGCGCCTGCGCGGCTGA
- a CDS encoding LysR family transcriptional regulator, which produces MSQSFNYRHLYYFWVVAKEGGIARAAERLDMAVQTISAQVRELEKALGVSLLRSEGRNLVLTDAGVAALHEADHIFALGEQLPHRVREAATGPTLRLNLGISDGIAKLAVHRLLTPVLDEPHLKLLCHEGEFQPLLAELAMHKLDAVLADRPAPPNPALKTTSQLLSTSAVAWYAPAVWADAASHAFPKSLGVVPVLLPTDHAAMRARIDHWLERERIRPRIAGEFEDSALLSTFAATGMGVMPAPVFLGEHLKATHGLVHVGTTPEVEEHFHLIYSARKVMHPLLLRLLNPAA; this is translated from the coding sequence ATGAGCCAAAGCTTCAACTACCGCCACCTGTACTACTTTTGGGTGGTGGCCAAAGAGGGCGGCATTGCCCGCGCCGCCGAGCGGCTGGACATGGCCGTGCAGACCATCAGCGCCCAGGTGCGCGAGCTGGAAAAAGCGCTGGGCGTGAGCTTGCTGCGCAGCGAGGGGCGCAACCTAGTGCTTACCGACGCCGGGGTGGCCGCCCTGCACGAGGCCGACCACATCTTTGCCCTGGGCGAGCAACTGCCCCACCGGGTGCGAGAGGCTGCCACCGGGCCCACGCTGCGGCTGAACTTAGGGATCTCAGACGGCATTGCCAAGCTGGCGGTGCACCGACTGCTGACCCCGGTGCTGGACGAGCCCCACCTGAAACTGCTGTGCCATGAGGGCGAATTCCAGCCCCTGCTGGCCGAGCTGGCGATGCACAAGCTCGATGCGGTACTGGCCGACCGCCCCGCGCCGCCCAACCCCGCCCTCAAGACCACCAGCCAGCTGCTGAGCACCAGCGCTGTGGCCTGGTACGCCCCCGCCGTGTGGGCTGATGCGGCCAGCCACGCCTTTCCCAAAAGCCTGGGCGTAGTGCCCGTGCTGCTGCCCACCGACCACGCCGCCATGCGCGCGCGCATTGACCACTGGCTGGAGCGCGAACGCATCCGGCCCCGCATTGCGGGTGAGTTTGAAGACAGTGCGCTGCTGAGCACCTTTGCCGCCACTGGCATGGGCGTCATGCCTGCGCCCGTGTTTCTGGGCGAGCACCTGAAAGCCACCCACGGCCTGGTACACGTGGGCACCACGCCAGAGGTGGAAGAGCACTTTCACCTCATCTACAGCGCCCGCAAGGTGATGCACCCGCTGCTGCTGCGGCTGCTGAACCCCGCCGCTTGA